The proteins below come from a single Mycolicibacterium sp. TY81 genomic window:
- a CDS encoding Dabb family protein — protein sequence MTRLIDVDESDRVRILENLRAAAHDSGALAYVVEPTLSGSRNGGDILVHLRFADQASWRQSTFDNILADPAIMHVNGATYRGTPTRSGSGTVYRALLLRVDPGVDADTIADFERELASMPRYVSTIAAWQLSRVDTAIGTSPWTHVFEQEFTDVDGLMGPYLMHPIHWAVVDRWFDPETTDVIIRDRLCHSFCELTTPVLR from the coding sequence GTGACGCGCCTGATCGACGTCGACGAATCCGATCGGGTACGAATCCTGGAGAACTTGCGCGCGGCAGCCCACGACAGCGGCGCACTCGCGTATGTGGTGGAACCGACGCTGTCGGGCTCACGCAATGGTGGCGACATCCTGGTCCATCTACGCTTCGCAGACCAGGCTTCCTGGCGGCAAAGCACTTTCGACAACATTCTGGCCGATCCGGCGATCATGCACGTCAACGGCGCGACTTATCGCGGAACCCCGACACGCAGCGGTAGCGGCACCGTGTACCGCGCACTACTGCTGCGTGTCGACCCCGGCGTCGACGCCGACACCATTGCCGACTTCGAACGCGAATTGGCTTCGATGCCAAGATATGTTTCGACCATCGCGGCGTGGCAGCTCAGTCGTGTCGACACCGCTATCGGTACCAGCCCGTGGACGCACGTGTTCGAGCAGGAATTCACCGACGTCGACGGGCTGATGGGGCCGTACCTGATGCACCCTATCCATTGGGCGGTCGTCGACCGCTGGTTCGACCCGGAAACCACCGACGTGATCATCCGAGATCGTCTGTGCCACAGCTTCTGTGAGCTGACCACGCCGGTGCTGCGCTGA